A window of the Fusarium fujikuroi IMI 58289 draft genome, chromosome FFUJ_chr09 genome harbors these coding sequences:
- a CDS encoding probable pectate lyase 1 has translation MKFTSALTTLFATFAAASPLESRDAVLKRQAAEPCTVGYCTQNGGTTGGAKGSTVTVTTVAALIEAAKRTEPLTIIVSGKLTGSDKVRPTSDKTIIGAAGSSITGVGFYVRQQKNVILRNLKIAKVDASNGDAIGIDESTNVWVDHCDLSGDLSLGKDDLDGLLDISHGADWITVSNTYFHDHWKGSLIGHSDSNASEDKGKLHITYANNYWKNVSSRQPLIRFATVHLVNNYWDGILLSGVNTRMGAQVLVQSSAFANSVERAIFFADSKETGYAVVEDVNLGGSVNSAPKGTLTSASLPYKVTLLGSGKVASTIPGTAGQKL, from the exons ATGAAGTTCACTTCAGCCCTCACCACTCTCTTCGCCACCTTCGCGGCCGCTTCTCCGCTCGAGAGCCGCGATGCAGTCCTCAAGCGCCAAGCTGCAGAGCCTTGCACGGTCGGATACTGCACCCAGAACGGCGGTACCACTGGCGGTGCCAAGGGCTcgactgtcactgtcactacAGTCGCTGCTCTCATTGAAGCCGCCAAGCGCACCGAACctctcaccatcatcgtctcTGGCAAGTTGACGGGCAGCGACAAGGTTCGACCTACATCTGACAAGACTATCATTGGTGCTGCTGGAAGCT CTATTACTGGTGTTGGCTTCTATGTTCGTCAGCAGAAGAATGTTATTCTCCGCAATCTCAAGATCGCCAAGGTTGATGCTTCCAACGGCGACGCTATTGGTATCGATGAGTCTACTAATGTGTGGGTTGACCACTGCGATTTGTCTGGTGATCTGAGCCTTGGAAAGGATGATCTTGACGGTCTTCTCGATATTTCCCATGGTGCTGATTGGATCACTGTCTCTAACACCTACTTCCACGATCAC TGGAAGGGCTCCCTGATCGGCCACTCCGACAGCAATGCCTCAGAGGACAAGGGCAAGCTCCACATCACCTATGCCAACAACTACTGGAAGAACGTCAGCAGCCGCCAGCCCCTCATCCGCTTTGCTACCGTTCATCTCGTCAACAACTACTGGGACGGCATTCTCCTCTCCGGTGTCAACACCCGCATGGGCGCTCAAGTTCTCGTCCAGAGCTCTGCTTTCGCCAACTCCGTCGAGCGCGCTATCTTCTTTGCTGATTCGAAGGAAACTGGCTatgctgttgttgaagatgtcaatCTCGGTGGCTCGGTCAACTCTGCTCCCAAGGGTACTCTTACCTCTGCTTCGCTTCCTTACAAGGTTACACTTTTGGGATCTGGAAAGGTTGCTTCCACTATTCCCGGTACTGCTGGTCAGAAGCTGTAA
- a CDS encoding related to class I alpha-mannosidase 1B — MQRSIQKAIVWLGAIFIVYQVFSLLFAGRAPRNGYSKAVSQFASAKLKGDPQRAAAIVQAFRFSWDKYEQFAAPHDTLLPISKTYEDDRNGWGATAVDGLSTAIIMEDAEIVDKILRQIMLTDFTVTIVPDQPISLFETTIRYLGGLLSAYDLLSGSYKHLATDIYLKNNLLTAAVILADRLSIAFDTPSGIPDDEIIFNPQLRRFGNIDNSITCFGTLVLEWTRLSDLTGNQTYAKLAQRAQDHLIHSKTKQSFTLPGLIGTYVKLKDGYFGDYQAGWGGGSDSYYEYLIKMYAYDPVAFAEYGESWIKAAESSMSYLASSPSTRPDLTFLGEMRGDTMIPISSHLASVCGGSLILGGLLLQNQTFVDFGVKLSESYYEVYRQSPSGIGPELFRWVDDGRQPLAKASSKRLPAPKWQSFYEKSGYYHTNAEYILRPETIESLYYAYRATGDRKYQDWAWEAFEALNRMCKVEGGYTGLKSVMKTKNDKTRKFVDKMESFWLAETLKYLYLMFAEDSELQVRSDGKMKYVLNTEAHPLLVRGK; from the exons ATGCAGAGATCTATCCAGAAAGCAATTGTTTGGTTGGgagccatcttcatcgtatACCAAGTCTTTTCACTTCTCTTCGCAGGACGTGCCCCGCGAAATGGTTACTCAAAAGCAGTCTCACAGTTTGCCTCTGCCAAGCTAAAAGGCGACCCGCAAAGAGCGGCCGCGATAGTCCAAGCATTCCGGTTTTCGTGGGATAAATATGAGCAATTTGCTGCGCCTCATGATACGTTATTGCCGATCAGCAAGACCTATGAGGATGATCG AAATGGCTGGGGCGCGACGGCGGTTGATGGGTTGAGCACCGCTATCATCATGGAGGACGCTGAGATCGTGGATAAGATTCTCAGACAGATTATGCTTACAGATTTTACTGTTACTATTGTGCCGGACCAGCCTATATCTCTCTTCGAAACGACTATTCGCTATCTCGGAGGGCTTTTATCTG CTTATGACCTGCTGTCTGGCTCATATAAGCACCTGGCCACGGATATCTATCTAAAGAACAACTTGCTCACAGCAGCTGTTATTCTCGCAGACAGACTCAGCATCGCCTTCGATACACCTTCCGGCATTCCCGACGATGAGATCATCTTTAATCCTCAGCTCCGACGCTTCGGCAACATCGACAACTCCATCACTTGCTTTGGCACACTCGTCCTCGAATGGACCCGACTAAGTGATCTTACTGGTAATCAAACATACGCCAAGCTTGCGCAGAGAGCTCAAGATCATCTGATCCACTCCAAGACGAAACAGTCCTTTACACTTCCAGGTTTGATAGGCACATACGTCAAGCTCAAAGATGGCTACTTTGGTGATTATCAAGCTGGTTGGGGAGGTGGCTCGGATAGCTACTATGAGTACCTGATCAAGATGTATGCGTACGATCCAGTCGCTTTTGCCGAGTATGGAGAGAGCTGGATCAAGGCGGCCGAGTCGTCGATGTCGTACCTGGCTTCTTCACCATCGACGAGACCTGATCTGACGTTCCTGGGAGAGATGCGCGGGGATACCATGATTCCGATTTCAAGTCACT TGGCAAGTGTTTGCGGCGGCTCGCTGATTCTGGGAGGGCTCCTTCTCCAGAACCAAACATTTGTTGACTTCGGCGTCAAACTCTCGGAGTCATACTATGAAGTCTACCGTCAAAGTCCAAGTGGTATCGGCCCCGAACTCTTCCGCTGGGTCGACGATGGCCGTCAGCCTCTGGCCAAGGCATCATCCAAACGTCTTCCCGCGCCAAAATGGCAATCCTTTTACGAAAAGAGCGGCTATTACCATACCAACGCAGAATACATTCTCCGCCCAGAGACGATCGAAAGTCTGTACTACGCCTACCGCGCCACTGGGGATCGCAAGTACCAAGACTGGGCTTGGGAGGCGTTTGAGGCATTGAACAGAATGTGTAAGGTTGAAGGAGGTTACACAGGTTTGAAGAGTGttatgaagacgaagaatgATAAGACGAGGAAGTttgttgacaagatggaGAGTTTTTGGTTGGCAGAAACGCTGAAGTATTTGTATTTGATGTTTGCGGAGGATTCAGAGTTGCAGGTTAGGAGTGATGGGAAGATGAAATATGTGCTTAACACGGAGGCTCATCCGCTACTTGTAAGAGGGAAGTAG
- a CDS encoding related to putative arabinase — protein MLPRLQSLSLALLSLARGVHSHEALSSLNVRNLEDIRSHITLPSTSNGHSITWRSSDPSIISHDGLVKRQPTTSDVLLVASLEVDGQLHEREFNASVRQAVQQDPYEAYGFAYFTGNSKQGENIYFAASKGNNALDWQELNGGQPVITSKLGTKGLRDPFVIRSVEGDKFFMIATDLSIGSGTSWGDAVRKGSLYLEIWESDDLVTWSSQRHVKVSPDNAGNTWAPEAFWDDGKNSYVVFWASSLYNTADHSDNSYHRMLYSLTRDFVTFSKAEIWQDSKTSRIDTTVLKSGNSFYRFTKDEASASGCTDIIQEKSSSLLAPVNGWTVQATCIGKNAGLQAVEGPTAFKGNAGDANGEKFYLFVDEYGGKGYVPLETSDLDKPNWKVAANYKLPTSPRHGTVIPITKKEHEKLLSAFGA, from the coding sequence ATGTTGCCCCGTCTCCAATCTCTCTCCCTAgccctcctctccctcgccAGAGGCGTCCACTCCCACGAAGCCCTCTCCTCCCTAAACGTTCGCAACCTCGAAGACATCCGCAGCCACATCACCCtcccctccacctccaacGGACACTCCATCACCTGGCGTAGCAGCGATCcctccatcatcagccaCGATGGTCTCGTGAAGCGCCAGCCCACCACCTCGGACGTTCTCCTGGTCGCGTCCCTCGAAGTAGACGGCCAATTGCACGAGCGCGAGTTCAACGCCTCTGTTCGTCAGGCCGTTCAGCAAGATCCATATGAAGCGTATGGGTTCGCGTACTTTACAGGAAATTCGAAGCAGGGGGAGAATATCTACTTTGCGGCTAGCAAAGGCAATAATGCCCTTGATTGGCAGGAGCTTAATGGCGGACAACCCGTCATTACATCCAAGCTTGGAACCAAAGGGTTGAGAGACCCTTTTGTTATTCGATCTGTTGAGGGAGATAAGTTTTTCATGATCGCAACGGATTTGTCTATTGGCAGTGGAACCTCTTGGGGCGATGCCGTCCGCAAAGGGAGCTTGTACCTTGAGATTTGGGAGTCTGATGACCTTGTTACGTGGTCTTCGCAACGACACGTCAAGGTTTCTCCCGACAACGCTGGAAATACCTGGGCGCCTGAGGCGTTCTGGGACGATGGGAAGAACTCATACGTTGTCTTCTGGGCCTCGTCGCTGTACAACACAGCTGATCACTCGGACAACTCTTATCACCGCATGCTCTACTCTCTGACCCGCGACTTCGTTACCTTCTCCAAGGCCGAGATCTGGCAGGACAGCAAGACCTCCCGCATCGACACTACTGTTCTCAAGTCTGGCAATTCATTCTACCGCTTCACAAAGGACGAGGCATCAGCCAGCGGCTGCACAGACATTATCCAGGAGAAGTCCTCCAGTCTGCTTGCTCCAGTTAACGGATGGACCGTTCAAGCTACTTGCATTGGCAAGAATGCTGGTCTTCAAGCTGTTGAGGGTCCTACTGCTTTCAAGGGTAACGCTGGTGATGCTAATGGCGAGAAGTTTTATCTTTTTGTGGATGAGTATGGTGGTAAGGGCTATGTGCCTCTTGAGACTAGCGATTTGGATAAGCCGAACTGGAAGGTTGCGGCGAACTATAAGCTTCCTACGAGCCCGAGACATGGAACAGTTATTCCTATTACCAAGAAGGAGCACGAGAAGCTCCTGAGTGCTTTTGGTGCGTAA
- a CDS encoding probable beta-galactosidase: MKLSNFFLVALAASTHAQNVLPRGTRPSNILDSRALLQDVVTFDEHSLFIRGERVTIFSAEIHPFRLPVASLYPDLFQKVKAMGFNMVSFYVDWALLEGKPGEFRSEGALDLQPFIDAAHEAGIYLLARPGPYINAEVSGGGFPGWLQRVKGLLRTNATDYLEATDNYVAHVAKIIAKAQITNGGPVILYQPENEYSAAQGTPFPNHDYLKYVNDQVRKAGVVVPLINNDAWPGGTGAPGTGPGAVDIYGHDGYPVGFDCKNPYNWPKDGLPTTWHAEHEKISPNTPYSIVEFQGGAFDPPGGYGFSNCYELTNHEFARVFYKNNIAAGVTIFNIYMTWGGTNWGNLGHSDGYTSYDYGAAIKEDRTIAREKYSEIKLQGQFLRVSPNYAIAEASNFTTTEYTDNKNIAVTALTTKKDDAFYVVRHADYRTTDSASYKLRVKTSAGTLTIPQLGGSLSLHRRDSKIHVVDYPVGKYKLLYSTAEVFTWKVLGDKTVLVLYGGPDEAHEVAVKGQETLKVVEGDGVKIEKKKGAGVFQFKTSTKRRVVQAGSLYIYLLDRNAAYKYWVPTIPSKKSGEYGSSAMNPDAVIINGPYLVRSVAVEGSKLSVQADFNTTTAVEIIGAPKGTSRLSINGKDTSFTKSKLGNWLVNPDIKLPTVKVPDLKSLDWHYIDGLPEVKKDYDDSKWRTADIKNTFNSKWPLNNSVSLYSGDYGFNAGALIFRGHFTASGSESKLKLWTFGGRAYGSSVWLDDKFLGSVTGRGNNNNDTSTYKLPKTEKGKKHIVTVIVDNMGLNGNWVPGVDESKQPRGILDWHITSDSGKETKVTKWKITGNLGGENYKDKFRGPLNEGGFFFERQGYHLPSPPLTSFKPGSPFKGLSKPGVSFFTAKLQFNLPSSTHDIPLSFTFKNNTSSTGAYRAILYVNGFQYGKYVANVGPQTDFPVPEGIWNYKGDNWIGIALWALEKSANVDGLSLTAGVPVQTGRKPVKVVEGPKYSRRQDAY; the protein is encoded by the exons ATGAAGTTGTCAAACTTCTTTCTCGTAGCCCTTGCGGCTAGCACTCATGCCCAAAATGTTCTTCCTCGTGGCACCCGTCCATCCAACATCCTTGACTCCCGAGCTCTCCTCCAAGACGTAGTGACATTCGACGAACACTCCCTCTTCATCCGCGGCGAGCGTGTCACGATCTTCTCCGCCGAGATTCATCCGTTTCGGCTCCCCGTCGCATCGCTGTACCCAGATCTCTTCCAAAAGGTCAAAGCCATGGGTTTCAACATGGTTTCATTCTATGTTGACTGGGCTCTTTTGGAAGGAAAGCCTGGAGAATTCAGATCAGAGGGCGCGCTGGACTTACAACCATTTATCGATGCGGCGCATGAGGCGGGGATCTATCTCCTTGCGAGACCGGGGCCGTACATCAACGCTGAGGTTTCGGGTGGTGGATTCCCCGGATGGTTGCAGAGGGTGAAGGGGCTTTTGAGGACGAATGCTACGGATTATCTAGAGGCGACAGACAA TTATGTAGCCCACGtcgccaagatcattgcGAAAGCTCAAATCACCAATGGCGGACCAGTCATTTTGTACCAACCGGAGAACGAGTACAGCGCAGCTCAAGGAACGCCTTTCCCCAATCATGACTACTTGAAATACGTCAACGATCAGGTGCGCAAGGCTGGCGTCGTTGTACCTCTTATCAACAATGATGCTTGGCCAGGAGGTACTGGAGCTCCTGGAACAGGGCCCGGCGCTGTTGATATTTAT GGACATGATGGATATCCTGTTGGATTTGACTGC AAAAACCCCTATAATTGGCCCAAGGATGGTCTTCCGACGACCTGGCACGCCGAGCATGAGAAGATCAGCCCCAACACGCCGTACTCAATCGTCGAG TTCCAAGGCGGCGCCTTTGATCCACCAGGTGGCTACGGCTTCAGCAATTGTTACGAACTGACTAACCACGAATTCGCACGCGTCTTctacaagaacaacatcgcCGCCGGtgtcaccatcttcaatatCTACATG ACTTGGGGCGGTACGAACTGGGGTAACCTTGGCCACTCTGATGGCTATACCTCCTACGACTATGGAGCT GCTATCAAGGAAGATAGAACAATCGCTCGTGAAAAGTACTCAGAGATAAAGCTCCAAGGCCAATTCCTCCGCGTCTCACCGAATTACGCCATCGCAGAAGCAAGCAACTTCACAACCACAGAGTACACCGACAACAAGAACATCGCCGTTACAGCACTTACCACCAAAAAGGATGATGCATTCTACGTCGTCCGCCACGCAGACTATCGCACCACGGACTCAGCATCTTATAAGCTCAGGGTCAAAACCTCCGCGGGGACACTGACTATTCCTCAGCTTGGCGGGTCTTTATCGCTACATAGACGCGATTCAAAGATCCATGTTGTGGACTATCCTGTTGGCAAGTATAAGTTGTTGTATAGCACTGCTGAGGTGTTTACGTGGAAGGTGCTCGGTGATAAGACTGTTCTTGTGCTTTATGGTGGTCCGGATGAAGCTCATGAGGTTGCGGTCAAGGGACAAGAGACGCTGAAAGTTGTTGAGGGCGATGGGGTCAAGattgagaaaaagaagggagCTGGTGTGTTTCAGTTCAAGACTAGTACCAAGCGCCGTGTTGTGCAGGCTGGATCTCTTTACATCTACCTCTTGG ACCGCAATGCTGCGTACAAGTACTGGGTGCCTACCATCCCAAGTAAGAAGAGTGGGGAATACGGATCGTCTGCGATGAACCCCGACGCCGTTATCATCAACGGTCCATACCTCGTCCGATCTGTCGCCGTCGAAGGCTCCAAGCTATCGGTCCAAGCTGACTTCAATACCACTACAGCAGTTGAGATCATCGGTGCGCCTAAGGGAACCTCTCGTCTTTCTATCAACGGCAAGGACACTTCTTTTACCAAGTCTAAGCTCGGAAATTGGCTCGTCAACCCAGACATCAAGCTTCCCACCGTCAAAGTTCCTGATCTTAAGTCATTGGATTGGCACTACATCGATGGCCTTCCTGAAGTGAAGAAAGACTACGATGATTCGAAATGGCGCACCGCCGATATCAAAAACACTTTTAACTCGAAGTGGCCTCTTAACAACTCGGTGTCGCTGTACTCCGGCGACTATGGCTTCAACGCTGGTGCACTGATCTTCCGAGGCCACTTCACTGCATCTGGATCCGAGTCAAAACTCAAACTCTGGACATTCGGAGGTCGCGCCTATGGAAGCTCGGTCTGGCTCGATGACAAGTTCCTCGGATCGGTTACAGGCCGgggcaacaacaacaacgacaCGTCAACCTACAAGCTCCCCAAGACCGAAAAGGGTAAGAAGCATATCGTTACAGTCATCGTGGACAACATGGGTCTCAATGGAAACTGGGTCCCCGGCGTCGATGAATCAAAGCAACCCCGTGGAATTCTCGACTGGCACATTACTTCAGACTCTGGCAAGGAGACAAAGGTCACAAAGTGGAAAATCACGGGCAATCTCGGCGGCGAGAATTACAAGGACAAGTTCCGCGGTCCCCTCAATGAAGGCGGTTTTTTCTTCGAGCGCCAAGGCTATCATCTCCCATCCCCTCCGCTAACCTCCTTCAAACCCGGTTCCCCCTTCAAAGGCCTTTCCAAGCCTGGCGTGTCATTCTTCACAGCCAAACTCCAGTTTAAccttccttcttcaacacaCGACATTCCTCTATCATTCaccttcaagaacaacactTCCAGCACAGGCGCGTACCGCGCTATACTCTACGTAAACGGTTTCCAGTACGGAAAATACGTCGCCAACGTAGGACCCCAGACAGACTTCCCCGTCCCTGAAGGAATTTGGAACTACAAGGGTGATAACTGGATCGGCATCGCGCTCTGGGCGTTAGAGAAGAGCGCTAATGTGGATGGGCTGAGCTTAACAGCTGGTGTGCCTGTTCAGACCGGTCGAAAGCCTGTGAAGGTGGTCGAGGGGCCGAAGTATTCTAGACGCCAAGATGCTTATTAG
- a CDS encoding related to Cut9 interacting protein scn1 yields the protein MCMHDDQEGAAPEPSPDHAEPFPWHIGVFDAHNHIGERVNSISELPTMKSRAVAIMATRTQDQPLIASVVKTHGVKGPECFAEDKTTVVAGYGRHPWFCHELFDDSLETPTHVPSEDVEAAKEQHYKAVLSPAPTDPAFWRDLPVPIALSTFIAETRARLIEDPYAMVGEIGLDKPFRLPMQWTDPKPEPDPDRTPGGRQRRPLSQHRINITHQKAVFMAHLKLAGELGRPVSVHGVQVHGILYDALSECWKGHELRGRRSRDKAKKNGTASQAAEDTPKPYPPRICLHSFSGKSDAVKQYLKPCIPAEIFFSFSKTNNLRSDEERKKAEDAIRIVPNNRILVESDLHTAGDRMDSELEEMYRVICRAKGWSLEEGVGKIAENYREFVFG from the coding sequence ATGTGTATGCACGACGACCAAGAGGGCGCGGCACCAGAGCCGTCGCCGGACCACGCAGAGCCTTTTCCTTGGCACATCGGAGTCTTCGACGCCCACAATCACATTGGCGAACGCGTAAACTCGATATCGGAATTACCAACCATGAAATCTCGGGCCGTAGCAATTATGGCAACGCGAACTCAAGACCAACCTCTTATCGCCTCGGTTGTCAAGACACACGGAGTAAAAGGTCCAGAGTGCTTTGCTGAGGACAAAACGACCGTTGTTGCAGGCTATGGAAGACACCCGTGGTTCTGTCATGAACTCTTTGACGACTCTTTAGAGACTCCTACACACGTGCCGTccgaagatgtcgaggctGCCAAAGAGCAACACTACAAGGCAGTGCTCTCACCAGCTCCAACTGATCCAGCTTTCTGGCGCGATCTCCCAGTACCTATAGCACTGTCTACTTTTATCGCTGAGACTAGAGCACGATTGATTGAAGACCCATACGCCATGGTCGGAGAGATTGGCCTTGATAAGCCCTTTAGGTTGCCTATGCAGTGGACGGATCCCAAGCCAGAGCCTGATCCTGATCGGACACCAGGAGGTCGTCAGAGAAGACCACTTAGTCAACATCGCATCAACATTACTCATCAGAAGGCCGTATTCATGGCGCATCTCAAACTTGCAGGGGAGCTTGGAAGACCTGTCAGTGTTCATGGCGTGCAAGTCCATGGGATTCTTTACGATGCGTTATCAGAGTGCTGGAAGGGTCATGAACTTCGGGGTCGTCGCTCGAGagacaaagcaaagaaaaatGGCACAGCTTCACAAGCGGCAGAGGACACCCCAAAGCCATATCCTCCACGAATCTGTCTTCACTCATTTAGTGGTAAATCCGACGCCGTCAAGCAATATCTCAAACCATGCATCCCAgccgagatcttcttctcattctcaaaGACCAATAACTTGCGATCCGatgaagagaggaagaaggcggaAGATGCGATAAGGATAGTGCCGAATAATCGGATATTGGTTGAAAGTGATCTTCATACGGCTGGTGATAGGATGGATAGTGAACTTGAGGAGATGTACCGTGTGATTTGTCGAGCTAAGGGATGgagcttggaagaaggcGTTGGGAAGATTGCTGAGAATTATCGGGAGTTTGTCTTCGGTTAA